A portion of the Bacteroidota bacterium genome contains these proteins:
- a CDS encoding GNAT family N-acetyltransferase → MHNLITIREYQTNDKNDVINLIKLNTPKFFAPEEEDDLKKYLETERELYFVLLYDKKIVGCGGINFTDDKSIGKISWDIFHPDYQGKHLGTQLLNYRIEKLKSINTIKKVTVRTSQFAYKFYEKSGFELTEIKKDFWAKGIDMYNMVFKG, encoded by the coding sequence ATTCATAATTTGATTACGATAAGAGAATACCAAACAAATGACAAGAATGACGTAATTAATTTAATCAAGTTAAATACACCAAAGTTTTTTGCACCTGAAGAAGAAGACGACTTAAAGAAATATTTAGAAACGGAAAGAGAACTTTATTTTGTTTTACTTTATGACAAAAAAATTGTTGGATGTGGTGGAATCAACTTTACAGACGACAAGTCAATAGGCAAAATTAGTTGGGATATATTTCATCCTGATTATCAAGGAAAACATTTAGGAACTCAACTCTTAAATTATAGAATCGAAAAACTAAAATCAATTAATACCATTAAAAAAGTAACGGTCAGGACTTCCCAATTCGCTTACAAATTCTATGAAAAAAGCGGATTTGAATTAACAGAAATAAAAAAGGATTTTTGGGCAAAAGGCATTGATATGTACAATATGGTGTTTAAAGGTTAA
- the metF gene encoding methylenetetrahydrofolate reductase [NAD(P)H] yields the protein MKITEHIKNAKGKTLFSAEIVPPTKGTSIEDLYNNIDPLMEFKPPFIDVTTSREEYVFIDRGNGLMERKITRMRPGTLGICASIQHKYNVDTVPHVLCGGFTKEETEYLLIDCLYLGIENIMALRGDAMKGQTHFQPTEGGHTYAKDLVKHLNDLCDGKYLSGEITHEYEKKFCIGVAGYPEKHIEAPSLKYDLQRLKEKVDAGAHYVVTQMFFDNKKFFRFVNEARALGITVPIIPGIKPIATKTHLKMLPKVFKIDLPEDLINAVESAKDNHAIKQIGIEWAINQCKELIEFGVPVLHFYSMGKSDNIRQIAKAVF from the coding sequence ATGAAAATTACAGAACATATTAAAAATGCAAAGGGTAAGACCCTTTTTTCCGCAGAAATTGTCCCCCCTACCAAAGGAACAAGCATTGAAGATTTATATAATAATATAGACCCCTTGATGGAGTTTAAACCCCCTTTTATTGATGTTACTACTTCCAGAGAAGAGTATGTCTTTATTGACAGAGGAAATGGTTTAATGGAGCGCAAAATCACCCGAATGAGACCGGGAACCTTGGGAATCTGTGCCTCCATACAACACAAATACAACGTGGATACAGTGCCCCATGTGCTTTGTGGAGGGTTTACCAAGGAAGAAACGGAGTACTTGCTCATAGACTGTCTGTATTTGGGAATCGAAAACATAATGGCTCTTAGAGGAGATGCCATGAAAGGTCAAACACACTTTCAACCCACAGAAGGCGGACATACTTATGCAAAAGACTTGGTCAAACATCTTAACGATTTGTGTGATGGCAAATACCTGAGCGGAGAAATTACACATGAATACGAAAAAAAATTCTGCATTGGTGTAGCCGGTTATCCGGAGAAACACATTGAAGCACCTTCTCTGAAATATGATTTGCAAAGGTTGAAAGAAAAAGTTGACGCAGGAGCGCATTATGTTGTTACCCAAATGTTTTTTGACAATAAAAAATTCTTTCGTTTTGTAAATGAAGCAAGAGCATTGGGAATTACTGTCCCCATTATTCCGGGAATCAAACCCATTGCCACCAAAACACACCTGAAAATGCTTCCCAAAGTATTTAAAATAGACTTGCCAGAAGACTTGATAAATGCAGTAGAATCAGCCAAAGACAACCATGCTATCAAACAAATAGGAATAGAGTGGGCAATAAATCAGTGCAAGGAACTCATTGAATTTGGTGTGCCCGTTCTGCATTTTTATTCAATGGGCAAAAGCGACAATATCAGACAGATTGCGAAGGCAGTGTTTTAG
- a CDS encoding transposase, whose translation MQGHKKFNPQLFYELSLDGLVPQDNFYRKVNRELEFGFLYSETKKYYGTEGQQSIDPVVFFKILLVGYLNNINSDRALLRYCSNCLDVRLFLGYDLNEELPWHSTISRTRQLLGEEVFLALFRKILSKCVEKGMVRGKRQAVDSAYIKANASMDSLVEKLVVSEVESEVLEDASAFVKELEENSEFKVTTERKKLVERHHKWKEEAYKGMPGNTKSERKDEDGEEIRPKFLSNHTHYSPTDPDAKISVKPGKARQLNYAGQLAVDDAHHVITGACASTAGSKDGAVHQK comes from the coding sequence ATGCAGGGACATAAAAAATTCAATCCGCAACTCTTTTACGAACTCAGCTTAGATGGCTTGGTTCCTCAAGACAATTTCTACCGCAAAGTAAACCGTGAATTAGAGTTTGGATTTTTATATTCCGAAACCAAAAAATACTATGGTACAGAAGGTCAGCAGAGCATTGATCCGGTAGTTTTCTTTAAGATATTATTAGTTGGCTATTTGAACAATATCAACAGCGACAGGGCTTTGCTTCGCTATTGCAGCAACTGCTTAGATGTGCGATTGTTTTTAGGTTACGACTTGAATGAAGAGTTGCCTTGGCATTCCACTATATCAAGAACAAGGCAACTATTGGGAGAAGAAGTATTTCTTGCTCTGTTTCGTAAAATACTTTCAAAATGTGTAGAAAAAGGGATGGTACGCGGCAAACGCCAAGCAGTTGACAGCGCCTACATTAAAGCCAATGCCAGTATGGATAGTTTGGTAGAAAAGCTTGTGGTGAGCGAAGTCGAATCAGAAGTATTGGAAGATGCCTCCGCCTTTGTAAAGGAACTGGAAGAAAACAGTGAGTTTAAGGTAACAACAGAAAGGAAAAAGTTGGTAGAGCGGCATCACAAATGGAAAGAAGAAGCCTACAAAGGCATGCCCGGCAACACCAAGAGCGAGCGCAAAGATGAAGACGGGGAAGAAATACGCCCTAAATTCCTTTCCAACCACACGCATTATTCACCCACCGACCCGGATGCCAAAATCAGTGTAAAACCGGGCAAAGCCAGGCAACTGAATTACGCAGGACAGTTAGCCGTAGATGATGCCCACCATGTTATTACAGGCGCTTGTGCCAGCACTGCAGGGAGTAAAGACGGTGCGGTACACCAGAAGTAA
- a CDS encoding NYN domain-containing protein, producing MTEDKLAVLIDADNVPYANVKEMLEEIAKNGTPTIKRIYADWTKPTVAGWKNVLLENAITPIQQYSYTTGKNSSDSAMIIDAMDILYSGKVNGFCIVSSDSDFTRLATRLREAGMTVIGFGEKKTPQPFISACDKFIYIEILKMPVLESATNTKAVAKAQSEKPLSKVDAETIRILTESVNDLADETGWTFLANLGNYILKKKPNFDPRNYGFAKLLPLIKDTKKFDIDERETVVGNVRHIYIRQK from the coding sequence ATGACGGAGGATAAACTAGCAGTATTAATTGACGCAGATAATGTTCCATACGCAAATGTGAAAGAGATGCTCGAAGAAATTGCAAAAAATGGAACACCAACTATAAAGCGAATCTATGCGGACTGGACTAAACCAACGGTTGCTGGCTGGAAAAATGTCCTTTTGGAAAATGCAATCACACCGATTCAACAATACAGCTATACTACAGGAAAGAATTCTAGTGATAGTGCAATGATAATTGATGCAATGGACATTCTTTACTCTGGAAAAGTGAACGGTTTTTGTATTGTATCTAGTGACAGTGACTTTACTAGATTAGCTACTCGTCTTAGAGAAGCAGGAATGACTGTAATTGGATTTGGAGAGAAGAAAACACCACAGCCTTTCATTTCAGCCTGCGACAAATTTATTTATATAGAAATTTTGAAAATGCCAGTTTTAGAAAGCGCCACTAATACTAAAGCTGTTGCAAAAGCTCAAAGTGAAAAACCACTCAGTAAAGTAGATGCTGAAACAATTAGAATTCTAACAGAAAGTGTGAACGATTTGGCAGACGAAACAGGCTGGACATTTTTGGCAAACCTCGGCAATTATATTCTTAAGAAGAAACCCAATTTTGACCCAAGGAATTATGGGTTTGCTAAATTATTACCCCTAATAAAAGACACAAAAAAGTTTGATATTGATGAACGAGAAACAGTAGTAGGTAACGTTAGACATATCTACATAAGGCAAAAATAA
- a CDS encoding site-specific DNA-methyltransferase codes for MIEPFFKSDDKNFYLLKGDTMNLLPQFDHKFDMIFADPPYFLSNNGLSIQNGEIVSVNKGKWDKSEGFEFINDFNRKWLSLVRDKMKDDATIWISGTMHNIFSVGQILTELGFKILNIVTWEKTNPPPNFSCRYFTYSTEQIIWARKSEKVPHYFNYDLMKQLNGDKQMKDVWKLPAIAPWEKSCGKHPTQKPLSVLTRLILASTKPNAWILDPFAGSSTTGIAANLANRRFLGIDQEEEFLTISKNRKLEIENPKIATTYRQKIGGFNNKKELELFLVEEPRTEYKTEINFDRKRGDLLTSVLQESG; via the coding sequence ATGATTGAGCCATTTTTCAAATCTGACGACAAAAACTTCTATCTTCTAAAAGGAGATACAATGAATCTTTTGCCTCAATTTGATCACAAGTTCGATATGATTTTTGCTGATCCACCCTATTTTTTATCGAACAACGGACTGTCAATACAAAATGGAGAAATTGTAAGTGTAAACAAAGGAAAATGGGACAAATCCGAAGGGTTTGAGTTTATTAATGACTTCAACAGAAAATGGCTTTCATTGGTTCGTGATAAAATGAAAGATGACGCAACCATTTGGATAAGCGGAACAATGCACAATATTTTTTCGGTTGGACAAATCTTGACCGAATTAGGCTTTAAAATATTGAATATTGTAACTTGGGAAAAGACCAATCCACCTCCAAATTTTTCGTGTCGTTATTTCACTTATTCAACCGAACAAATTATTTGGGCAAGAAAAAGCGAAAAAGTACCGCATTACTTCAACTATGACTTAATGAAGCAACTCAATGGCGACAAACAAATGAAAGATGTTTGGAAATTACCTGCCATTGCACCTTGGGAAAAATCTTGTGGCAAACACCCGACACAAAAACCATTATCGGTTTTGACACGACTTATCTTAGCTTCTACAAAACCAAACGCTTGGATTTTAGACCCATTTGCAGGTAGTTCAACAACAGGAATTGCAGCTAATTTAGCGAATAGAAGATTTTTAGGCATTGACCAAGAAGAAGAATTTTTGACAATTAGCAAAAACCGTAAACTTGAAATAGAAAATCCGAAAATTGCAACAACATACAGACAAAAAATTGGCGGGTTCAACAATAAAAAAGAACTTGAATTATTCCTTGTCGAAGAACCAAGAACAGAATATAAAACAGAAATAAACTTTGACCGAAAACGGGGCGATCTGCTAACATCGGTTTTGCAAGAGAGCGGGTGA
- a CDS encoding IS1182 family transposase: protein MKFIQGKDRNQITFFCLEEQIEHNNEIRFIELFVNSINLADAGFKLDFIENGRPAYHPADLLKLFLYGYLNRIRSSRQLEKECKRNIELMWLMRGLVPDHNTIANFRKDNPQAIKNVFRSTVKLAQHFQLIGGKLIAGDGTKLRAQNSKKNNFNEKKIERHIAYIDNKLDEYNSILASEDKDLSEEKKQEINSKINKHQLHKKQYQDFQKQLEATGEVQISTSDPESRQMIVRNNITEVAYNIQSTVDAKLNIPINYEVTNENDSKAMGSMLQQAVEVLGNNEFTAVFDKGYHTGSEFKKADGLGVDVVVAIPDISSSSMAPDPSYNVANFVFNEEENVYICPQGNALSTNGKWYKKDRNYEGRKKQPPILVQHYKTTACKTCPLINSCTKNTRGRGRVIERTEFAPYIEKNKLRMQQAGDLYRKRQAIVEHPFGIIKRQWDFYYVMTKQGISRASADVGLIFTAFNLRRIFNLLDPNLLKKFLKELGFIFSIQRSQFKAFYDTFFFKKWGSSSKINLILSS from the coding sequence ATGAAATTCATACAAGGCAAGGACAGAAATCAAATCACTTTCTTTTGTTTGGAAGAGCAAATTGAGCATAATAATGAAATCAGGTTTATTGAGCTGTTTGTGAACAGCATCAATTTAGCTGATGCGGGTTTTAAATTGGACTTTATTGAAAATGGGCGTCCCGCCTATCACCCTGCTGATTTGTTGAAGCTGTTTTTGTATGGTTATTTGAACCGCATACGCTCCTCGCGTCAGTTGGAAAAAGAATGTAAACGAAACATAGAATTGATGTGGCTCATGCGTGGTCTTGTTCCTGATCACAATACCATTGCCAACTTTAGAAAAGACAATCCTCAAGCCATTAAAAATGTGTTTCGTTCAACCGTCAAACTCGCACAACATTTTCAGTTGATTGGCGGTAAGTTGATTGCCGGTGACGGAACCAAACTCCGTGCACAAAACTCCAAGAAAAACAACTTTAACGAAAAAAAAATAGAGCGGCACATTGCCTATATCGATAACAAACTTGATGAGTACAACTCTATATTAGCAAGCGAAGACAAGGATTTAAGTGAGGAGAAAAAGCAAGAAATCAACAGCAAAATCAATAAGCATCAGCTGCATAAAAAACAATACCAAGATTTTCAAAAGCAATTAGAGGCAACAGGTGAAGTTCAAATTTCTACTTCTGACCCTGAATCCAGACAAATGATTGTTCGCAACAACATTACCGAGGTGGCTTATAACATCCAAAGTACCGTGGATGCCAAACTCAACATTCCAATTAATTACGAAGTTACCAATGAGAATGATTCCAAAGCCATGGGAAGCATGCTCCAGCAAGCCGTTGAAGTATTAGGAAATAATGAATTTACTGCCGTTTTTGACAAAGGCTACCACACCGGAAGTGAGTTCAAAAAAGCAGATGGACTGGGCGTAGATGTGGTGGTGGCTATTCCCGATATTTCTTCCTCTTCTATGGCTCCTGACCCTTCATACAACGTAGCCAACTTTGTTTTCAATGAAGAAGAAAACGTTTACATCTGTCCGCAGGGAAACGCACTTTCTACCAATGGTAAATGGTACAAAAAAGACCGCAATTATGAAGGAAGAAAAAAGCAGCCACCGATTTTGGTTCAGCATTACAAAACAACAGCCTGCAAAACCTGTCCACTCATCAACTCCTGCACCAAAAACACAAGAGGTAGAGGCAGAGTTATTGAGCGAACAGAATTTGCACCATACATAGAAAAAAACAAACTTCGTATGCAACAAGCCGGTGATCTCTACAGAAAACGACAAGCCATTGTGGAACACCCTTTCGGGATTATCAAACGCCAGTGGGATTTTTACTATGTCATGACCAAACAAGGAATATCAAGAGCCTCTGCCGATGTAGGCTTGATTTTCACCGCCTTTAACCTACGTAGAATCTTTAATCTTCTTGACCCAAATCTGCTTAAAAAGTTCCTCAAAGAACTTGGCTTTATTTTTTCCATTCAGAGGAGTCAATTTAAGGCGTTTTACGACACTTTCTTTTTCAAAAAGTGGGGATCATCTTCTAAAATAAATCTCATTTTAAGTTCCTGA
- a CDS encoding DNA adenine methylase, producing MTNNKIAKPFLKWAGGKTQLINDIERTLPTDITQTNFTYIEPFVGSGAVLFWVLDNFPKLKKAVVNDINEDLINTYKTIASQPKELISILQVLQNEYHNLEGNEDNKKLYYYQKRELYNIRKEEQSGQAALFIFLNRTCFNGLYRVNRKNEYNVPMGGYKKPTICDKENILAVSEVLQKVEILCGDFEQTLNYVDNNSLFYFDPPYKPLSETSSFNSYAKDEFNDSEQIRLKAFCSKLDGLNHTWILSNSDVKGKDENDNFFDDLYADFSISRVNTKRSINANPEKRGLLTELLITNNAVALTI from the coding sequence ATGACAAATAATAAAATAGCAAAACCGTTTTTGAAGTGGGCAGGTGGAAAAACCCAACTCATTAACGACATTGAACGGACTTTGCCGACAGACATAACGCAGACGAATTTTACATACATCGAACCATTTGTTGGGAGTGGTGCGGTACTTTTTTGGGTCTTGGACAACTTCCCAAAACTAAAAAAAGCGGTAGTCAACGACATCAACGAGGATTTAATAAACACTTATAAAACGATTGCTTCACAACCAAAAGAGTTAATTTCAATTCTGCAAGTTCTGCAAAACGAGTATCACAATTTGGAGGGAAACGAAGACAACAAAAAGCTCTATTACTATCAAAAAAGAGAATTGTACAACATAAGAAAAGAAGAACAAAGCGGACAAGCCGCTTTGTTTATTTTTCTTAATCGCACTTGCTTCAATGGTTTGTATCGAGTTAATCGCAAGAACGAATACAATGTTCCAATGGGCGGTTACAAAAAGCCAACTATTTGCGACAAAGAGAATATTTTGGCAGTAAGCGAAGTATTACAAAAAGTAGAAATTTTGTGTGGCGATTTTGAGCAGACACTAAATTATGTGGACAATAATTCATTGTTTTATTTTGACCCACCATACAAGCCGTTAAGCGAAACTTCAAGTTTCAATTCGTATGCAAAAGATGAATTTAACGACAGCGAACAAATTCGCTTAAAGGCTTTTTGCTCAAAATTAGACGGATTAAATCACACTTGGATTTTAAGTAATTCAGATGTAAAAGGCAAAGATGAAAACGATAATTTCTTTGACGATTTGTATGCTGACTTTTCAATTTCGAGAGTGAACACAAAAAGGAGTATTAACGCAAATCCTGAAAAAAGAGGATTATTGACAGAATTATTAATTACAAACAACGCAGTAGCTTTAACAATATGA
- a CDS encoding nucleotidyl transferase AbiEii/AbiGii toxin family protein yields MIKPGEIQQKARTAGVRDQQIEKDYILSWILFGVAKHEQLSKAIVFKGGTVLKKIYFEDYRFSEDLDFTLLNNETTNEQIFDWFKQTFDFIKEEANIPLEIIDDNQHEDGGINFYISYIGPLGGQGSNKRVKVDISRSEQLVFDSVMKNVFTDYTDLEVHQLLCYPLEEVLVEKMRSVMQRMQARDFYDLWYLLTQYEMEVDFYLNEFKTKCESKGLKAEDFSTKLNERLPQYKGRWQSSLKEQIKDLPDFEQVERETLRCFRNVKL; encoded by the coding sequence GTGATAAAACCGGGCGAAATACAACAAAAAGCAAGAACAGCAGGCGTTCGAGACCAACAGATTGAAAAGGATTATATTCTTTCGTGGATTTTGTTTGGCGTTGCAAAGCACGAACAGCTTTCAAAAGCAATTGTGTTCAAAGGCGGAACGGTGTTGAAGAAAATCTATTTTGAAGATTACCGTTTTTCGGAAGACCTTGATTTCACTTTGCTGAACAACGAAACAACCAACGAACAAATTTTTGATTGGTTCAAACAAACATTTGACTTCATAAAAGAAGAAGCAAATATTCCCCTTGAAATTATTGACGACAACCAACACGAAGACGGTGGAATCAATTTTTACATCAGCTACATTGGTCCGCTTGGCGGACAAGGCAGCAACAAGCGAGTGAAAGTGGACATTTCACGAAGTGAGCAATTGGTTTTTGATTCTGTGATGAAAAACGTATTCACGGATTACACCGACTTGGAAGTGCATCAACTGTTGTGCTATCCGTTGGAAGAAGTGTTGGTTGAAAAAATGCGTTCGGTAATGCAACGAATGCAAGCAAGAGATTTTTACGACTTATGGTATTTGCTTACACAATACGAAATGGAAGTTGATTTCTACTTAAACGAATTTAAAACCAAATGCGAAAGTAAGGGCTTGAAAGCAGAAGATTTTTCAACAAAACTAAACGAGCGTTTACCTCAATACAAAGGGCGTTGGCAATCTTCGTTGAAAGAACAAATAAAAGACCTGCCCGACTTTGAACAAGTAGAGAGAGAAACATTACGTTGTTTTAGGAATGTGAAACTATGA
- a CDS encoding transposase encodes MTAFINRSTTRCIQKLNRTKTTRFLTKRRSSTVEPVLGTLINFMGMKKVYARGMKAANKHVLMAALAYNLKKLLKFVPKKVRSNAQELAVPQGIFGFIQNTLLQIEISLFSATQKHSYFSPLLN; translated from the coding sequence ATGACAGCATTCATAAACCGCTCTACGACAAGATGCATACAAAAGCTGAACAGAACCAAAACTACCCGTTTTCTCACCAAACGCAGAAGTAGCACGGTAGAACCCGTTTTAGGCACACTCATCAACTTTATGGGCATGAAAAAAGTATATGCACGGGGCATGAAAGCAGCCAATAAACATGTATTGATGGCAGCTTTAGCCTACAACCTGAAAAAACTATTGAAATTTGTGCCTAAAAAAGTCCGGAGCAATGCCCAAGAATTAGCAGTTCCGCAAGGAATATTCGGGTTTATTCAAAACACGCTGCTCCAAATTGAAATAAGTCTTTTTAGCGCCACTCAAAAACACAGCTATTTTTCTCCGCTCCTCAACTAA
- a CDS encoding transcriptional regulator — MRNKYISTQSNELLSYCNEQQQPCFDFALAQKALPNSKAGAIRELLSDMTKRGLLMRLKEGIYHVIPYEANAETFMPDWHLIAEYIVNDAQHYIGYYSALQIHNLITQPSLKEQIVVSKQLRPSEIKIKEVPFQFIYHNEKHFFGAKKMWIDSFHKVLCSDLEKTFIDCLFKPNYAGGIVEIARAIFVSKDKIKYDTLLEYAKRFNSQAVIKRLGFLLELLEIKTNIIDELQKLKTVSYITLDTELPKTGKYNTRWSVLQNLETETIKSAIYT; from the coding sequence ATGAGAAATAAATACATATCAACACAATCAAACGAATTGTTGTCGTATTGCAACGAGCAGCAGCAGCCTTGTTTTGACTTTGCTTTGGCTCAAAAAGCATTGCCAAATTCAAAAGCGGGAGCAATTCGAGAGTTGTTGAGTGATATGACCAAGCGTGGACTATTGATGCGTTTGAAAGAAGGAATTTATCACGTCATTCCTTATGAAGCCAACGCAGAAACATTTATGCCCGATTGGCATTTGATTGCCGAATACATCGTAAACGATGCACAGCATTACATCGGTTATTATTCGGCTTTGCAAATTCACAACTTGATTACACAGCCTTCTTTGAAAGAACAAATCGTTGTTTCAAAACAATTACGACCTTCGGAAATTAAAATCAAAGAAGTCCCTTTTCAATTCATCTATCACAACGAGAAACATTTTTTCGGTGCAAAAAAAATGTGGATTGACAGTTTTCACAAAGTGTTGTGTTCCGACTTAGAAAAAACTTTTATTGATTGTTTGTTCAAACCTAACTACGCAGGAGGAATTGTTGAAATAGCAAGAGCAATCTTCGTTTCAAAAGACAAAATAAAATACGACACTTTACTTGAATACGCAAAGCGTTTTAATTCGCAAGCTGTGATAAAGCGGTTAGGTTTTTTGTTAGAATTGTTGGAAATAAAAACTAACATCATTGATGAATTACAGAAACTAAAAACGGTTTCATACATCACGCTTGATACAGAATTACCAAAAACGGGAAAATACAACACACGTTGGAGTGTGTTACAAAATTTGGAAACAGAAACAATTAAATCAGCAATATACACGTGA